From Platichthys flesus chromosome 19, fPlaFle2.1, whole genome shotgun sequence:
ATTCCCCATATTGCTATAATTGTATTTGTGCTTCTCGGCATTATAAaggaatgtgttgtgtgtgtggattgcTGGCATTGGGTCGTTGGTGCAAATGCGTTCCTCTTAAATGCTACCGTTACAAAGAGTGTCTGagcaaaatgacacaaacgTCACGTTGCCCATCGGGGTCAGAAACAACATCATCGTTAAAAATGTCGTCACTAAAGGAAAAtaggcttcttcttcttcttcttctatttgtttatatatatatatataaagttagAAATGCAGCTGTTGACTGTGTTGATGCTCGAtaagaaacagcagcagcatatcGCCATCAACAGTGTGGCTCCTGGCAACAGTGGTCAGCCTCTGTGCTCCAGTGTGGCAGTTTCAGgccggggggaggggggggggggggggggggggttgatatGTATTTGATCTCGTGTTCATCGCCAGTTTCAGAAGTTTAAGATCCGTCAGCGTCTCCCCCACGTTCTGGTTTTTGAACGTCTCTCGGTTCTCGATCCGCGGCAAACTCACCGAGACATCATCCGCACGAACTCTGTCAATTAAAGAGAAGGACAGTTTTAAAAGGGGCCTGTCAATCACCTGTAAAATTGTACGTCATAGTTCATTAATACTGATCATGTTTAGTTTTTCTCATGAATGACTGGAAGTGGTTTCAATTCGGCTTTCTCCGTTGGTTTGaactatttttaaatatgaatcagGGTTTGCACCTAAAAGTCACAGACagcgttttatgttttttgtttttttttctcgaaATCTACCCTCTAAGCAGTTTGCAGCtttctgagcagcagcatcccCTGATATTTTTATCCCTGACAGCCTGCATgcatctgtttctctgtgtgtaatcTACGAGGTGGCATAATCCCTTGGTATGGAGATAATCTGACAGACCTACTGCCTTCATCCCCACACCTCGCCATCAGCGGGGGTGTTGGGATTTCAGCTCGACACACATGCTGGGATTTGAAACGTGGGTGCCTGTTTAGATCTACTACAGGAAGGAGGAGTAACGTGTGGTTTGCAAACGATGGCGGATGTTTTCCTTCACCTTCAAAGTCCACGTGTCCATCTCCGTTCAGATCTATGTCTCGTAGGATGTCCTCCAGATCTCTGTGTCCGACCTGGAGAACGCACATTGTGAGGGGATCCACTTTATATGGTGCAAGCTCACGTTTAAATATTGAATGGAGAAATGAGACTCTCCCAGTAGTTCTGTACCTGTTGTCCAAGAAGTTTCTTCATTGCCTCTCTAAGTTCTGCCGTGCTGATCTGGCCATCGCCATTTGTGTCAAActgaaatgaagagaaaaaagacaaataagagAAGCATTTATCAAAATCCTCTAAAATATGAGTGAACATCCTAAAGATTTAAACCCATTGGGAAATTCTCTGGGTTATATATAGCTTCTGTGACCTTTTTTCCTCCTGACTTTCCTCACCTCCTTAAACGCATCCCTCAGCTCTTTCACCCCGATCATGTCCGCGGTCTCAGCCAGAAGTTTGGGCCCCATGAGTTCAACGAAGTCCTCAAAGTCAACATGTCCTCCCactgggagacagagggagaggaggaagtcgAGAGGGACAAAGGGACAAAGCGTATTTCATTCACGCTCCGGCTGAAGCTCTGTGTTTGACTTGGCTCTAAGAGAGGAAATAATTCACGGTGTCACTCACGGTTCATGTTGATCTGCTGACTCAGCTCGATCAGCTCCATCTCTGTCGGCATGTAGCCCATAGTCCTCATGCAGTTCCCCAGGTCTTTGCAGCCGATGAAGCCGTCTTTGTCTTTGTCGAACTCCCTGAAAGCCTCGCGCAACTCTGAGAGGCGGAGAAATCCGGTGTGAGTGTGAGATGAAAGTGCAAATGATCTGAGGATTTAGATTATTAATTTGGAATTCTTTACGGCCCTGAGATGTAACGTACCATCCATTTCTTCTGGCCTCAGCTCTCGGTCCTGTGAAGGATCACAGCGCAGAgtcaggaaacagaaactgcaTCATTCCTCACACAACATGACGGTGTACATTTAATAAATAGGCAACTACTAGTATGTTCCACGGTGCCAAGAGTCTGCAGGTCTCCCTCCAGCCGGAGAGGAAGAGCTTTGACACCTCCTGCTGAAGGGTTCGGATATATGAAACATAGATTCTTGGCACTCTGAGATACTTTGGCAAATAGTAAAGCAAAGTTAAGTTAAGGATTTAAAGTAAACAATAGCAGAAAGaagatatttaataatatagGATTTTTAAGAGAAGAAAGGGATCCGACACATTTGCTGTATTCGTTGTGAAGTTGTggtttttttcaagtttgctgctTGCATGGATTTGCAGAGATGATGGAAAAACCCAACAAATGCACTAgttctttcatgtcttctttaTCTGCTGCTCCATTCCACTAAAATGACTCAATACCAACACCAACAACCATCTGAGGTCTTTAGAAGAGTCAGTAAACACGCAGTAGAGAACACGGAAAGGTTCAACATCCCTGTTTTCTTCAATAACAAGACATGTGTCATCACAGCAGGAAGTGATCTCCAGGTCAAAATCATATCTGCCACCGCTGTTATCATGATTTAATAATCCTctgaggcacaaacacacacacacacacacacacacacacacacacacacacacacacacacacacactttaagtgTCACGTTGTCACAATACCATCTTCTCAGTTGCACCACGCTGACTTACATGCTCCTAGTGCTGACATTACAGTGAGAGGTGATTACCACGCACATTCATGGTGGGTTCCAGTTACTGTGTGTGCACTGCAGTGTGTGCTAATCTCTCCTGGCATGCATGCACATGATATTTTCTGGACTTACGTACAGCCTGCCGGTTCTCAGCGAAGCCCTTGCGTAGAAAGATGCACGCGGGCCCCAGCACGTTGTGCATGTTGGCTCCGTTCTGGGCCAGGGCAATTAGCGGCTCTAGATATGCCCCCCCGGAGCCCCCCTCCTCACAGGACTGCACTGCTTTGTAGTTCTTCTTCTGGTCCTGGAGCAGCATCCGGGGCAGGGGGGCCAGACATGGGAGCAGGGGCAGAGACAGGGGTAGAGACCGTGACTCAGCGTGTGGTTGCATGGAGCGAACATGGGAGGTGGgatggaggggggtggggggttctAAAGCACGAGGGTCTGTCAGTCATGCAGAGGTGTAGTCAGGTCTGTCAAGATGGAGGAAAGCACCTCAGTCAGCACCTCAGCTAGAGGAAAAGGGACTCGGTATCAGAACAGAACAGCGCCAAGCCTCTATAGCAACAATCCACCGCCTGTTTTCATGCAACTGCTCTTGAATCAGCTTGTTCCAGTCTTTACCTGCCGTGTTCTACTGTAAAGAATAATTGCCATTTATAGCTGATAGACTAATCTTTGTATTGTTCCATCTTCTGCTCTAAATCCTACAATAATATTCTCTCACCACAGTAGCTCCAGTGAGGCTTATTTGGAGGAGACTTTATGCACAATATCATCATGTGGTCTGGATAGAAGATGACGTTGAGGTTTAGTCAGCCGTTTAAATATAATCACCAATTAGGCCGTCAACTGGGGGGCAGAAGTTGTTCTCACAGGAATCCACCCAATTATAAAAACATGCGTCTGCTGCCGGATGAAGTCCAATCATCCAACCTGACTGATATCTGAATTAGAGAAGCAGTTTCAATCAGGCTAAATGCAGAATGCTAAACTAGACCCTATAACAAAATGTGCTCTGCAAATATTTCCACCAATTTTTTTCCCAAGCAGATATGAACCGCATTTAAACAGTAGCATCTCTTGTCGCTTTATGAAACACTCAACTGCATGTTAGGTCTTCAACTATCGACGTCCAACTCAGCACGTGAAGTCGACTCGTGTCACAGCGAATTACCCAGAGGccatttctgctgctgcttcaaatCTCTCAGACGTGAGCTCGTGCCCGTCTCCAGATGGATGTCGCAGCAAAGCGAACGAGACATTTGCAGGcatacagaataaaataaaataattatgcaTATTTGTACTTCGGGCAGTCGCACTTCGTATTAGCATGCTCTACAAATGACCTTCACTCTCCATCTGTTGCCAGGCCACCTCTTCATGCGTTCCTAAAGTCCCCCACCACAGGAATGGATGCCCACCGGGTAATCTGACCAAGTGAGGCATGGAGCAGGGATGTCTTCGGGAAAAAGTGCTACGAAGCAAACGCGCTTGCAGTTGTATAACagcccaccccccaccccccaaaaaggGCTGTAGTCAAGCAAGAACTTCTCCAGCAAACCATCCATATTATGCACAGATGGCGTCAACAGTTGCGTGTTCTTCCTCAAGGACGTGCAGATGCTGATATGAAGAGAAGTCTTTTCTCTGGTAATGTCTGAGAGTCTTTGCAGGAATACAATGAGGACAGTGAATGTGAGACGCGCATTGTGCGAGCGAAGGTTATAAGGCCTTGagttttttccccaaaaaataatATTCATTGACTCACATCCCGCAGAACAGCGCGATCGGGTCAACTCTTAAGTTTATCGACAGGATCTAAATTCCCCTTATTTTCAACTCAGCCGACGGGTCAAGATCAAGCAGCAACTTCTCTGACCCAATCCGAGATCTGTTTTCCAGGGAGCGATACGACGCAGTGATTAGAACAGAGATGACGTTTATCCAAAAAGACTCGTAATAGGATGCAAATGTCGGATTAACGCAGCAGTGTGATCCACGCCGAATGAGTTTTAAAGAGGGTCAACAAGGTCCCGCGACAACAATCAAGACTAAGACACTCTATTGCAAATAATGActttaaataaaagcatgagaCGTAAGATTTGTCTTGAAATATCCTTCATTTGTCCTCCTTTGCATTACAAGGCACAGGGAAACAGTCCAGTCGGAACACAAGCAGTCAACCAGTACAGGTCCAGTCAAAAAGCCTTGGGTCAGGTTGGGGGACACACCATGAGACAAACATGCAGGGGATTCAAGGAGAGCACAGCTAAATGAAAAACCTCGACCTTACCTTCTTGGTGAAAATTTTGAGCGACTTTACAGAGTTGCCCattgcaaaaaaagaaagatcctTCCTGCTTTATGttttctctctatctgtgtctgtgttggggTGCCTGTACGCGAGTGCacgtgtatgcatgtgtgtttgcatatgtgtCCGGGCATGCATGGGAATAGGAGTGACTcgagagggggagagggttCAGTGGGTCACTGGCTAATACAAGAGGACGTTTGGGAAAAAGCGGGGAGCGGAGCGGAGGTACCataggaggtggagagagaggtgaggagggagaggacgggGACGTGTGCAGGGAGGACCCACAGGCAAGGGCACTGGGaggtacggggggggggggggggcactgagatcagaaacacaaaaggacagatcagaaacacaaaaagatatGCGAGGGAAAGGGAGCATGCAATGTGAACAGAGCGAGATGCAAGCGCCAGGAGTAGAAAAGGCAAGATTGCCTATTCATTCCATCCTCTCTCCTACAGTGtatttcctccctccttccctccctccctcctctctaccctctctctctctctctcaccctcgctctgtctctctctcgttcgGTCCGTCTGTCGGTCCCTTGCTCTTTTTACTTCACCCTCTCCCCTACGCATTTAAACCATCTATGCGAATGTGACAGAAGAGGCTCGTTCGGACAACATTACCTTCCCCTGAGCAAGATGCTGGAGACActaatccaaacacacacacacacacacacacacaaacacacacatacacactcgaTTAAACACACATGAGGGGCTGTGAAGCTAAAAATATAACACGCTTTCActtcccccttctctccccactctctccctctccctttctccctctctctctctcccacacaaacacacacacacacacacaaacacatacatgtacacacacacacacacgcacacacatgcacaccctgACATAAAAGCATCACAAAGTCATGGTAAGCTGAAGGGCTTGAATACAGATGAAAGCCAAAATGTGCAAGAAATGACAAAGGATCCTGAACCACCGAGGATGTGCAAATTGCAGTAAATGCTCTCTTTcagcctttcacacacacacacacacacacacacacacacacacaaatgtatcgTCAGCCTTGAAGACAAAATAGTAGCATCTCTACAAACCAGTGGCAAACAGTAAAAGTGTTTATGTATTgtacttaaaataaaaacagtttatttctATATTCTGATatctgacattgggtgagaggcgggggTGCACCCTGGAAAGGTTGCCAGTCtcaaataaaccaaacacatgcagtaaATTAAACTATacgtaataaataaaataactgaatTAGTTGAGTAAAATAACCTAGTTCTTAATTCCGAATCTCTTACCAGAGACAATGTTCTATTTCTTTATTAATAAGATTCAGAGGtcaatataaaatgttatagAATATAAACCCCTTACAGAAGTCATTCTCCATAATACGGTTTTAAGGACTCACAGTGGAGTATTTGTATTGTGTCATACCTCCAGTTGGTTAGAGACATATAAATATTCTATGCTTTCAATAATAATTAATGTAGGTTCAAATACATCTCCTTGAGATAATGCTCATAGATCTACAAAGATCTTTGCATTTTGCATCATTGTGCACAGTGAAGCTCAAAGGTCATAACAATAAGCAGAACCAAACTTTGAATGCATTCAATCACTTCCAAAGTGAAGAAGCACAACATCCAGATTTACCCACGCTTTGGTTCAGTTTTTTAAATCCGGAAGCCTTCACTCTCAGGGGGTGACTGTGGCACAAATGCACTTCCGAGTTTCCCTGTCCGTGTTCGACCTTGTCTATTCTCTGCTATTTTTAATGAACACATTCACGCCGGAGCCGTTTCCGACCTCGCTCCCATTCAGCATCTCCGCGgctcctctgtgctcctctgcGGATGATTCACCCATCCTCTCACCGGAGGCTCGTTGTGAACTTCAGAACACATCAGACGACAGACACAGGAGCCGTCAGTTCTCATAATGTCAGACCACAGTGTGCACGGGCAGGAgatccatctctcctctcgctATCTCTctattcttctctttctgccacAACATCTCTTCCACTTAGActtcacacatttacataacTGCTCTCACGCTGACATGTCAGGAGAAAAACATTATCTGGTTATTAGAAGATTTTTGGGTTTAAGACCCATTAAACTAAATCGCTGCTCTGATTTGTAACATCAGCATTATTCCTTGtgcaaaacatgcaaaagaaATTTGTGAGAGAATATTAATAACTGCTTTTGCTTTTAAGCTTTAAGATCTTGAGGTCAAATCTACTGCCGTCAAGTGTGTTAAATGAGCTaggagatggagaagagatGTAGAAGAAGGGACTCTCATGGGTTCTTCATCAACCTTTTTCTTCCTGTTCTTTTGTAAGATAAGGAAATAGTCCTTGCAAATCTTTTCTTTAGCAAAACAGGAAGAAATATAATCATTTTTGTTCAAAGTAGTCATTTAAGCCACTCAGTGTCTGGAGGACAAGACGACGGATTGAATGTGATAAAAGAAGTGTGACCTCAAGAGTTTTTGTGCGTATGTCTCTGTCGTCATCGGAggacatgaaaaagaaaagaacataaaATTGCACACTTGCGTCATCCTCTTGTTCTTGGGCTGAGACGTCACAGTTTAATCCTTCGTTCGATTAATAGATTCACATCAGAGGAGCTGAAATCTGTAACTTTCATAATGACTATTCTGGCGTGGCACCATTTTTCCAGCTGTTAGTCTAATCAAAGGGCTAGTGCGtcagaatgggggggggggtgtacaaaaaatatataagtctCATTCCAGTCAATTAAACctctgttgttatttttctctctgactcATTTATCCCTTGTCCTCCGTCTCGCAGTGTCTCTCACCGATTTCCCTCCATCAATATTCAGCATCATCAAGCAGACGCATCCACTTAGCATCGCTCTTTCATCTCACTGCCTAATCCCCATCTCAAAAAAGGGGATTTAACCGAAGAGTGCATTTTACTACCTCCTCCTTTGCCGGCAGAGATATAAAAATACCCGTGTGTGTCTAAAAATAGCCTGCCATACTCTCCCCATACTGGAGGCATATGCCTGTGGTGAATACAATGATGCTacactctcttttttctctcccttatacctctttattttcagaataattttcttcctctccaggtcacctcctctgtcttttcatttcctctgagaTGTCATCAAGGTCAGCGTGACCCCGACAGGAGAGCAGGGATAAGAGGAAGtgaaaaaggggaaaagggacagagagacaggaaacgTCAGCAGCTGAGTGTGTAAGGGATGAGGtgcaggaggaagtgaagggcTAATCTGTGTGTGAGGACCTTTCCTCACATTGTCCTCGGTCCTGTCAGGTGGGAGCTGAGAAGTGTCTGAATTATATAATGACAAAAACaagttcctctcctctctttcctccctttcctgtTCTGTCCTTCATCCTTGCCTCCTTCACTTTCTTCTCCTGCGCTGTCACTTCTCCCTGATGTGACACACagaaaatctctctctctctctcccaccctctctctgtgtcacacacacacacagacacacacacacacacaaacacacaaacacacacacacaaacacacacacacacacagtctgagttCAACCCTATTAGTACAAACAGTACttgctccctctgctggttaATACACATATCCTTTAatccagtgattctcaaatgggggtacgcgtacccctgggggtacttgaaggtactccagggggtacttgagattttttttaaatatatttaaaattagcatccattcaaaaatccttgaaaaattgttatttaacaaatattcaataaaatataagtgtaagttcatgaactaaattttatattcagtaggcttttcaatttaattatcctaaaaaaacagtctcccccataccgatggtttgacccaacctggcacacgccacatgtcatcacctgtcatcacctgccttgaaaacttcaacaatggagtcgagttgaagtgcagcagcaatgctgctgaaacacggagggacaagttcttaagaaggcgaaaccagagcagagagccttccctaaacaacaccgtgagagctagtgcctctccggaggggcgctaaaatggaaaggttttccgttgtgaagttaatgattcataacaataagtccgcgtctctaccggtaccctttcaaaataaaagcatgtaatacaaaagcggaaatgaaattgtatgaccctaaagcgagcaaatatgtcacaataaaataacagaaagacacttcaacaatattaacaataacatagattgggttattttcactttatgttttttctgtggggagagattagccagcagtggcattaagccaccacatcttcagcggtatctccagacaaaacatgaaagtcatgttggtaagccacctgagttttttaagaggaaactttctgaattcaggtcctCTCAAGACatgatgcgaaaagcctccccaaaacaaacggaaacaagctacctgtcagtattcttttcgatccttaaagaagatattttaagatgatgaatattaaaaaaatatgttttgagctaatcttttatttaaaactaagttaatgatttattttttgggaagaagtgtttagctataattaagttcatgagttcagtttgagaacatatctttattatgatcccaaaagaggtcactttaagttgataattattttgaggtgcacaaatctttatttataatgagataataataaaagtctagttattttatatctttttatttcgtaatagttcaagagagaccactacaaatgagcaatgttatggacattgatggagttttaaatttgaatgtgtctagttacaaggcttaataaatcacattacatctttctttcaaccaaaaatgctttgcgctggttagggggtactcggcagaattttttcttcgaaggggctACGTCactcaaaaaaggttgagaaccactgctttaaTCTATACttaatacaacaacaaaaaaaaaccttgtctCTAAATAGTAGTTTCCCAACAGCAGAGAACAGAAGTCTGATAATAACCCGTCTCTGCTGCGCACCCCAGCTTCCCTGCGAGGATTTGTACAACAAGGTCACTGAAGGTCGCCAAATCTGAGAATGGAGAATCTCTAAAAATAGAAACCCCATTTCTGCAGGGACAAAGAAGGCACGTTCTGTCCTTCAACAAGGCTTCTGGTGTAACCTCAAACACTCCAATGTGCAGAGTTTGGTAGACCGTGatgaaaaatataatgaaaCGCAACACCAGCCTTTTGGTAATCGTGATTCATCTAATGAATATGAAAACTGGGATTATAAACTGGTAGCTCGGAGACACacgtctcctcctgctgcagaccGGCTCTTTCACATCTCAGATTGGTTCTGGCAGGTTGCACGTTTGCCGAAAGATGTGAATGTTTCCACCGaggcaaaaatagaaaaacggaataattaaataaatagaattgaaaaaaaaatgtcagccctCCTCCAGTTTCTCATAATCAGGTCCTGATGTGCTATTTTTAGCTAGGTGCACTGAATGAGTTCGGTTGGGATAGTATGCAGATCTTGATGTTACATAAGAAAAAATAGGAAACCAGTGAGTTATTCTGGAGTGTGCAGTATCTCACCCTGCGTCACATGTATTCAAAGAGCATTAaggacgcgtgtgtgtgtgggtggtcaATACAATGAAACAGCTTGAGTTAGATGCCAAGCAGGTGCAGTTACATGGACAATCGAGCTGTCtttgaattttctttcttttcattctcaaACATGCAtcattactctctctctctctctctcccccccatctctctctctctctctttctctctctctctatctctctctctctctgtctctctctggcttcctgtcacacaaacactgatgagcACAACTAACTTTTGTTCACTCACAAAGTCATTGGCCGCTGGGCATGACTGATCTTCACGGTGATGGcgtcacagaaaacacacaaacaagcctgCACTTCCATAACTAGATGATCCTGTCCCAAAATATAGTCACAGGCACTTTGCTTATAAACTTCTATCATGAATAATCTGGTTTCTTTACACCTCAACACatccagagctgcagcagccatCCCAAACcctccaaatgcacaacaacacaatgccGTGCTCACTGCTCCATCACAGATTTGATGGAAACAACAAACTACAGACCTGCACACGTGTCAGCAGCTGTGGAGACTTTATATAGCAACACAGCGGCGCACAGATTTTTTTTGCCCTCGCCGGAACCGTAAGACTGATTGAAGCTCTGGCCTGGATTGAGAGGAGTTATTTCTGGAACACATTAGCGCACAGGGAGGTAATTGTCTCCTCTTGAGCTTTTTATCATCAATGCAGAAAGAAGGATTTCAGCGAcacaagaaaaggaaaatgagaGACGGGATGTTCTGCAGCTGTAAGAGATCTGTGTGGACGGGGgtcagggggggtggggggtatgGTGTCTCGTGGAAAAGTGATGTGTTAGTGGTGAACAGGTGATGCAGGGAAGAGGAGGTACAATCTTTATATCTGTACACTGTcagtcaaagtaaaaaatatctGATTATATCAGAACTTCTCACCTGAATGTGGTGTCAGGGTGAGGATGAACTTACCTGTgtgaccatgtgtgtgtgtgtgtgcggttgtgtTGACAACCTCTCATCACTAAAGAACTTTACAAAGAAAGTTGATCCCTCAGCCACAAAGAAAGTGActagcccccccacccccagaaCCCATCACCCACATCCGACCCCCGGCTTCCAGATTTGGACTGACAGCACACATCCATTTTTAATCAGCTGCACTGAGGTGAGGCGACCGCAGGTTCACTCACACTGTGTCTCAATGTGTCCTCTCACCTGTGAAGCTGGTTTTACTCTTTTAATAATGGAGTTGATTCAAACGTTTTCTTATTTactgtgtttaaatataatCTATGCTTATAGTTGACTGGCCCCTCTTATGCTGGAATTAATGATgatcaatttaataaaataatttattaattccTGCTGAATATTTACTTTCAGTTATGGACTTTATAAAATTAGCTGTTTTATTGGTTGCAATTGCACGAGTGATGGTTCCACTTGCTGGATATGAGTGATGGCTCCTCTCTTTGATAAGCACTATCTATTGGAGCTTTTCCTTCCTCACAGAGATGATGGGCTGTGGATCATTGTGCTTGAGGCTGTAAAGCCCATTGAGATATGTAATTAAGATGAATTTGACCGGAGTGAATGCACTGGTAGCCCATCTTCTCCTTCTAAAACGTGA
This genomic window contains:
- the cabp1b gene encoding calcium-binding protein 1b isoform X3, whose protein sequence is MGNSVKSLKIFTKKDQKKNYKAVQSCEEGGSGGAYLEPLIALAQNGANMHNVLGPACIFLRKGFAENRQADRELRPEEMDELREAFREFDKDKDGFIGCKDLGNCMRTMGYMPTEMELIELSQQINMNLGGHVDFEDFVELMGPKLLAETADMIGVKELRDAFKEFDTNGDGQISTAELREAMKKLLGQQVGHRDLEDILRDIDLNGDGHVDFEEFVRMMSR